A region from the Gemmatimonadota bacterium genome encodes:
- a CDS encoding patatin-like phospholipase family protein, producing the protein MAHLTRAERAAEGLPFGTLTHSVSSILRSNRFWIRGWGVGVRDAGCCVRWAWTVCRLTLVLLGLAAAPHAAGGQARHPRVALVLGGGGARGAAHIGVLRALDELRVPVDLVVGTSMGAVVGGLFAAGLTDTEIEREATSIDWADVFSGSPPRDDLNYRRKQEDLTLPVQLELGLRRGRLHLPRGLVTGQDLSTLLSALTLPIGPVHDFDDLPVPFRAVATDIGSGEMVVLESGDLAEAIRASMAVPGMFIPIELDGRLLVDGGLRNNLPIDVALRWNPDVIIAVDVATPPLERTELVSALAIGQQAMRFPIQGMTIEQTERLRPGQDVLLRPQLDSVQFTSFEAIPAGVRAGQRAVVRAATTLRHYSLGVEEYAAWKRRRTEKPSMPLAPEFVRIENHSRMASSALRRALGVDPRRPLDVGALVRGLDRIYGMGSFESVRVRWSEEDDALGLVVEVVPEPWGPNYVRFGISLRDDLGGSSAFDVLVNYTATQLNGWGGELRNELQVGRRRRVLAELYQPLGARSRLFVAPRLSWSRTLAEVFTGPVRIGQFRRTEWGAGLDGGIELGNWGEARVGWWFGGIDVDRRTGPVDSTTAGPHVSALQVALGVDRLDDRGFPTRGETYRVELVRPVSALGGDATYARLSLYALKAATGAQGTVLARARVATSLGSSLPYWDAFELGGFLDLSGLQPRQQVGSELAQVGLTFYRPLATFPTTLAGGRMFLGASVEAGNTWSTASAVSLDRLRVGGAVFAGLETFLGPAWLGYGRADRGEGAWYLAVGRTF; encoded by the coding sequence GTGGCTCACCTGACCCGCGCGGAGCGCGCCGCGGAGGGGCTTCCGTTCGGCACCTTGACCCACTCCGTGAGTAGCATTCTCCGGAGCAACCGCTTTTGGATCCGGGGGTGGGGCGTGGGAGTGCGCGACGCTGGGTGCTGCGTTCGGTGGGCCTGGACGGTGTGCCGTCTTACGCTGGTGCTGCTGGGACTCGCCGCGGCTCCGCACGCGGCCGGGGGCCAGGCGCGCCACCCTCGCGTGGCTCTCGTGCTGGGGGGCGGCGGGGCTCGTGGCGCCGCGCACATCGGCGTCCTACGCGCACTCGACGAGCTGCGTGTTCCGGTGGACCTCGTGGTGGGCACCAGCATGGGCGCAGTGGTGGGTGGCCTGTTCGCGGCGGGGCTCACCGACACCGAGATCGAGCGGGAGGCCACCAGCATCGACTGGGCCGACGTCTTCTCCGGTAGCCCGCCCCGCGACGATCTCAACTACCGGCGCAAGCAGGAGGACCTGACGCTTCCAGTCCAGCTCGAGCTGGGACTGCGGAGGGGGCGCCTGCACCTGCCGCGCGGGCTGGTCACCGGACAGGATCTCAGCACCCTACTGTCGGCGCTCACCCTCCCGATCGGACCTGTGCACGACTTCGATGATCTCCCCGTGCCGTTTCGGGCTGTCGCGACCGACATTGGAAGCGGAGAGATGGTGGTCTTGGAATCAGGCGATCTGGCAGAGGCGATTCGAGCCAGCATGGCGGTGCCGGGCATGTTCATCCCGATCGAGCTGGATGGTCGCCTGCTCGTCGACGGGGGCCTCCGCAACAACCTCCCAATCGACGTGGCCCTGCGTTGGAATCCGGACGTGATCATCGCGGTCGACGTGGCCACTCCTCCCCTGGAACGCACGGAGCTGGTGAGCGCGTTGGCCATCGGCCAGCAGGCCATGCGCTTTCCCATCCAGGGCATGACCATCGAACAGACGGAGCGCCTCCGTCCCGGACAAGACGTTCTGCTCCGCCCCCAGTTGGATTCGGTCCAGTTCACATCGTTCGAGGCGATCCCCGCCGGCGTGCGGGCGGGTCAGCGCGCCGTCGTTCGTGCGGCGACCACCCTGCGTCACTACTCGCTGGGCGTGGAGGAATACGCCGCCTGGAAGCGTCGGCGCACCGAGAAGCCGAGCATGCCGCTCGCTCCCGAATTCGTGCGCATCGAGAACCACTCGCGCATGGCCTCCTCGGCGCTGCGTCGGGCCCTGGGCGTCGACCCCAGGCGACCTCTCGACGTCGGGGCGTTGGTGCGGGGACTCGACCGGATCTATGGCATGGGCTCGTTCGAGTCGGTGCGGGTGCGCTGGTCCGAGGAAGACGACGCGCTGGGACTCGTCGTCGAAGTCGTACCGGAGCCGTGGGGCCCGAACTATGTGCGCTTCGGCATCTCCCTCCGGGATGACCTCGGCGGTAGCTCGGCATTCGACGTGCTCGTCAACTACACCGCCACCCAGCTCAACGGTTGGGGGGGTGAGCTTCGCAACGAACTGCAGGTGGGGCGGCGGCGACGCGTCCTCGCCGAGCTCTACCAACCGCTGGGAGCTCGCAGTCGCTTGTTCGTGGCACCGCGGTTGAGTTGGTCCCGCACTCTGGCGGAGGTGTTCACCGGGCCGGTGCGGATCGGGCAGTTCCGCCGCACCGAGTGGGGCGCCGGACTGGACGGCGGCATCGAGCTCGGCAACTGGGGCGAGGCACGCGTCGGCTGGTGGTTCGGTGGCATCGACGTCGACCGTCGCACCGGACCGGTGGACTCGACCACGGCAGGACCGCACGTGAGCGCGTTGCAGGTGGCACTTGGTGTGGATCGTCTGGACGATCGGGGCTTCCCCACCCGCGGCGAGACCTACCGGGTCGAGCTCGTCCGACCGGTCAGCGCACTGGGGGGCGACGCCACCTACGCGAGGCTTTCGCTGTACGCACTCAAGGCTGCGACCGGCGCCCAGGGGACCGTGCTCGCCCGCGCGCGTGTCGCTACGTCCCTGGGCTCGTCCCTGCCCTATTGGGACGCGTTCGAGTTGGGTGGCTTCCTCGACTTGTCGGGACTGCAACCGCGCCAACAGGTCGGGAGCGAGCTCGCCCAGGTGGGGCTCACCTTCTACCGCCCTCTGGCCACCTTCCCCACCACGCTCGCCGGTGGCCGCATGTTTCTGGGTGCGTCGGTCGAGGCGGGCAACACGTGGAGCACAGCGTCCGCCGTCTCCCTCGACCGGCTACGCGTGGGTGGGGCCGTCTTTGCGGGTCTGGAAACGTTCCTGGGACCGGCCTGGCTCGGCTATGGACGTGCGGACCGGGGCGAAGGCGCCTGGTATCTGGCGGTGGGACGCACCTTCTGA
- a CDS encoding choice-of-anchor B family protein: MKNRLPLLLTLALLLPPAARVSAQTYAGGAPAAQAGFGAALAISGQDVLIGEAGNRLRSGLVYVYRKQGAGWSEGARILASDAADTDGFGAALAADGSTLAVTRTGGAGAVYLFERAADGAWREVQKLVASDAAEADGFGASVALSGEHLLVGAPQQNTRRGSVYAFRRGADGRWAEIGKLAASDLRAADGFGGQVALHGSEAFISAPLREQQSGAVFRFGFEGGRWSEVGTLPIDGLDRGVRFGSALSARGDRLLVGAARAAAQVGTVYAFVRSADTGEWAQAGQLLPFLAAPREGFGGSVAYTGDEIWVGSPGSSGARGATYVYRRGAGGDFDQVSKLTSGVDARTQFGASLAVGEGVAAVGLPSADYGLGRVAILERAAGGDWTSQMLMGEEENYGRVAGAQVDCDDDAASAFGCSEVDLLSFMPVGELGGGRGVHLNDIWGWTDPETSREYAIVGRMDGTAFVDVTDPFNPVYLGNLPLTEGANPAAWRDMKVYRNHAFVVSDGAGDHGMQVFDLTRLRNFGGTPQVFDEDAHYSEIHSSHNIVINEETGFAYSVGSSMGGETCGGGLHMIDIRDPKHPTFAGCFADPQTGRASTGYSHDAQCVVYRGPDSEHEGREICFGANETALSIADVTDKSNPVALSRASYPNVGYSHQGWLTADHRYFFMNDELDELQGSVQQTRTLIWDVSDLDDPQLVKEHFGTQKSSDHNLYILGNRMYQSNYQSGLRVLDISDVENPVEIGYFDTVPYGTNDPGFGGSWSNYPYFKNGVVAVTSGSEGLFLVRPRSRPVF; encoded by the coding sequence ATGAAGAACCGACTCCCCCTCCTCCTCACTCTGGCGCTGCTGCTGCCCCCCGCCGCGCGGGTCTCTGCGCAGACCTACGCGGGTGGTGCTCCGGCGGCCCAGGCCGGCTTCGGTGCCGCGCTGGCCATCTCGGGGCAGGACGTGTTGATCGGAGAGGCCGGAAACCGCCTGCGCTCGGGACTCGTGTACGTGTACCGCAAGCAGGGCGCCGGCTGGAGCGAAGGGGCGAGGATTCTCGCGTCGGACGCCGCCGACACGGACGGCTTCGGAGCGGCCCTGGCCGCGGACGGCTCCACCCTGGCGGTGACGCGCACCGGCGGAGCCGGCGCGGTCTATCTCTTCGAGCGCGCCGCCGACGGTGCCTGGCGTGAGGTCCAGAAGCTCGTCGCCTCCGACGCGGCAGAGGCGGACGGGTTCGGGGCCAGTGTGGCGCTCTCGGGTGAGCACCTCCTGGTAGGGGCTCCCCAGCAGAATACCCGCCGCGGCAGCGTCTACGCCTTCCGGCGCGGCGCGGACGGTCGCTGGGCCGAGATCGGGAAGCTGGCCGCCTCGGATCTGCGCGCGGCCGACGGGTTCGGTGGACAGGTGGCGCTGCACGGGAGCGAGGCCTTCATCTCGGCGCCGCTGCGCGAGCAACAGTCGGGCGCCGTGTTCCGCTTCGGCTTCGAGGGCGGTCGCTGGAGCGAGGTGGGAACCCTTCCGATCGACGGGCTCGACCGCGGCGTCCGCTTCGGGAGCGCGCTGTCGGCCCGAGGCGATCGCCTGCTGGTGGGTGCGGCCCGCGCCGCCGCTCAGGTGGGGACCGTCTACGCGTTCGTTCGCTCCGCGGACACGGGAGAGTGGGCGCAGGCCGGGCAGCTTCTGCCGTTTCTGGCCGCTCCCCGCGAAGGCTTCGGCGGGAGCGTCGCCTACACGGGTGACGAGATCTGGGTCGGATCGCCCGGGAGCTCGGGTGCCCGCGGCGCCACCTACGTCTACCGCCGCGGTGCCGGGGGCGACTTCGATCAGGTCTCCAAGCTGACGTCCGGTGTCGATGCACGGACACAGTTCGGCGCATCGCTGGCGGTCGGCGAGGGTGTCGCTGCCGTGGGCCTGCCCTCGGCAGACTACGGGCTCGGGCGAGTGGCCATCCTGGAGCGCGCGGCGGGTGGCGACTGGACGTCCCAGATGCTGATGGGGGAAGAGGAGAACTACGGGCGCGTCGCGGGCGCTCAGGTGGATTGCGACGACGACGCTGCGAGCGCGTTCGGCTGCAGCGAGGTCGACCTGCTCTCCTTCATGCCGGTAGGCGAGCTCGGGGGCGGACGCGGCGTGCACCTGAACGACATCTGGGGCTGGACCGACCCGGAAACATCCCGCGAGTACGCGATCGTCGGCCGCATGGACGGCACCGCCTTCGTGGACGTCACGGATCCGTTCAACCCGGTCTACCTGGGGAACCTGCCGCTGACCGAAGGCGCCAACCCCGCAGCGTGGCGCGATATGAAGGTCTACCGGAACCACGCCTTCGTCGTCTCCGACGGCGCCGGGGACCACGGCATGCAGGTCTTCGACCTGACCCGGCTCCGCAACTTCGGGGGGACTCCCCAGGTGTTCGACGAAGATGCCCACTACTCGGAGATCCACAGCTCGCACAACATCGTGATCAACGAGGAGACAGGCTTCGCCTACAGCGTAGGCAGCAGCATGGGCGGTGAGACCTGCGGTGGCGGACTCCACATGATCGACATCCGCGATCCCAAACATCCCACGTTCGCGGGCTGCTTCGCCGATCCTCAGACCGGCCGCGCGTCCACAGGGTATTCCCACGATGCCCAGTGCGTCGTCTATCGCGGACCCGACAGCGAGCACGAGGGCCGGGAGATCTGCTTCGGAGCCAACGAAACCGCGCTGTCGATCGCCGATGTCACCGACAAGAGCAACCCGGTCGCCCTCTCGCGTGCGTCCTATCCCAACGTGGGCTACTCCCACCAGGGGTGGCTCACGGCGGACCACCGCTACTTCTTCATGAACGACGAGCTCGACGAGCTGCAGGGCTCGGTACAGCAGACGCGGACCCTCATCTGGGACGTCAGCGACCTGGACGACCCGCAGTTGGTGAAGGAACACTTCGGGACGCAGAAGTCGAGCGACCACAACCTCTACATCCTGGGCAACCGGATGTATCAGTCGAACTATCAAAGCGGGCTGCGCGTGCTCGATATCTCGGACGTGGAGAACCCGGTCGAGATCGGGTACTTCGACACCGTGCCGTACGGGACCAATGACCCTGGCTTCGGGGGTTCCTGGAGCAACTATCCGTATTTCAAGAACGGCGTGGTCGCGGTCACGAGCGGATCGGAGGGCCTGTTCCTGGTCCGTCCTCGCAGCCGACCGGTGTTCTAG
- a CDS encoding NTP transferase domain-containing protein yields MRFEPTPLDEAQGAVLAHSVRLRDGVLLKGTTLGDVEMDRLRSEGIGQVEAVHLEADDLAEDQAAHQVALALCGPHLGVDAPMLGRANLTAQAAGLVLLDEARLTDANCVDDAITLSTLASGAPVRAGQLVATVKIIPFAVPAASVKAVTSVLADAPPLGLAPFQPLRVSLIITRAHHEPERRAQRAIDAVGERLLLLGSRLRRVDVVPHDRAAVARTIAAHLGEGVDLLLLFGASQTSHRNDVLPEALVRAGGRITRVGIPADPGNLLFHGSHGQATVLGVPGCARSPTRSGFDPVLERAMAGLELDARWFASLGAGGLYKESAARGQPRAQPAGGDAPRGIAGLLLAAGRSTRMGGANKLTRTLRGKPLVAWAADALLASRASPVVVVTGADAEDVERALAGRPLRFVHNPDFADGLSSSLRAGIDALSAERPAGVVVALGDMPQVQPAHVDRLIDAFSPAEGRTVCVPVHARRRGNPVLWGAHHFEALRTLRGDAGARSLLSELHADVVEVSFDDPGVLLDVDTPEMLLDLGGELG; encoded by the coding sequence GTGCGTTTCGAACCGACGCCCCTCGACGAGGCCCAAGGCGCGGTCCTGGCCCACTCGGTACGGCTCAGGGATGGAGTGTTGTTGAAGGGAACGACCCTCGGCGACGTCGAGATGGACCGCCTGCGCAGCGAAGGCATCGGGCAGGTCGAGGCGGTACACCTGGAGGCAGACGATCTCGCGGAGGATCAGGCAGCGCATCAGGTCGCCCTCGCCTTGTGCGGCCCCCATCTGGGCGTGGATGCACCGATGCTCGGGAGAGCCAACCTCACCGCCCAGGCCGCCGGCCTGGTGCTGCTGGACGAGGCACGACTGACCGACGCGAACTGCGTCGACGACGCCATCACCCTGTCCACGTTGGCGAGCGGTGCTCCGGTCCGCGCCGGTCAGCTCGTGGCGACCGTCAAGATCATCCCGTTTGCGGTGCCTGCCGCCTCCGTGAAGGCAGTGACGTCCGTGTTGGCCGATGCCCCACCCCTTGGGCTGGCCCCGTTCCAGCCCCTTCGCGTCAGTCTCATCATCACGCGAGCCCATCACGAACCCGAGCGCCGCGCTCAGCGCGCGATCGACGCCGTGGGCGAACGGCTGCTCCTACTGGGGAGCCGCCTTCGGCGCGTCGATGTGGTTCCGCATGACCGAGCGGCCGTGGCCCGGACCATCGCAGCGCACCTCGGAGAGGGCGTGGACCTCCTGCTCCTGTTCGGCGCCTCCCAGACCAGTCACCGAAACGATGTCCTTCCGGAAGCCCTGGTGCGCGCGGGCGGCCGGATCACGAGGGTGGGCATCCCGGCCGACCCGGGAAACCTGTTGTTCCACGGGAGCCATGGGCAGGCCACGGTGCTGGGCGTTCCCGGCTGCGCTCGCTCCCCCACCCGCAGCGGTTTCGATCCGGTGCTGGAACGGGCCATGGCAGGCCTCGAGCTCGATGCCCGCTGGTTCGCCTCGCTGGGTGCGGGCGGGCTGTACAAGGAGAGCGCTGCCCGGGGTCAGCCGCGCGCTCAGCCCGCCGGTGGGGACGCTCCCCGGGGGATCGCCGGCCTCTTGCTGGCCGCCGGGAGGTCGACGCGCATGGGGGGCGCCAACAAGCTCACGCGCACGCTGCGCGGCAAGCCCTTGGTGGCCTGGGCGGCCGACGCCTTGCTCGCGTCGCGCGCCTCGCCGGTGGTGGTGGTGACGGGCGCCGACGCAGAGGACGTGGAGCGGGCGCTGGCAGGGCGCCCCCTCCGCTTCGTCCATAACCCCGACTTCGCCGACGGCCTGAGCTCGTCCTTGCGCGCGGGGATCGACGCGTTGTCGGCGGAGCGACCCGCTGGCGTAGTGGTGGCGCTGGGCGACATGCCGCAGGTCCAGCCCGCCCATGTCGACCGCCTCATCGACGCGTTCTCACCGGCGGAAGGGCGAACGGTGTGCGTCCCGGTCCACGCGCGCCGACGCGGCAATCCGGTGCTGTGGGGCGCTCACCACTTCGAGGCGCTGCGCACTCTTCGCGGCGACGCCGGGGCTCGGTCGCTGCTGAGCGAGCTCCACGCCGACGTGGTCGAGGTCTCCTTCGACGATCCCGGGGTGCTTCTGGACGTCGACACGCCGGAGATGCTCCTGGATCTCGGAGGGGAGCTCGGCTGA
- a CDS encoding YncE family protein gives MPGFSKSTALGGVALVLAACAAAPAAGFNPPPQDAPVYAYVCSQDEAMVTVIDLAAREVKAEIHLTDLGFTPNAKPHHVAVEPDGSFWYLSLIGENRVLKFDRDNNLVGRVDFEVPGMLALDAQSHRLYAGRSMSAVNPPQRLGEFDTGNMRSDELDVFFPRPHALALSPDGRRVYTASLAENQLGTLDMETGDFELTNVEGGHGEHGHMISHFGISPDGGTLAATTEMTGLILFFDLSGDGLPKLRSQMELGQRPWLPVFSPDGRTLYVPRKDANAVDVVDVATRSVRTSIRHPAISEPHGAALSPDGRWLIVTSNNTKGGYASTRRSEKGGGPVGTAVIIDTQSNEVVRAFEVGANPTGVGVRPRS, from the coding sequence ATGCCCGGCTTCTCGAAATCGACCGCCCTCGGCGGTGTCGCCCTGGTCCTCGCGGCGTGCGCGGCGGCGCCCGCGGCGGGCTTCAACCCCCCGCCGCAAGACGCTCCGGTCTATGCCTACGTCTGCAGCCAGGACGAGGCGATGGTGACGGTCATCGATCTGGCGGCTCGAGAGGTCAAGGCCGAGATCCATCTCACCGACCTGGGGTTCACCCCCAACGCCAAACCGCATCACGTGGCGGTGGAGCCGGACGGCTCGTTCTGGTATCTGTCGCTGATCGGGGAGAACCGTGTCCTCAAGTTCGACCGCGACAACAACCTCGTCGGTCGCGTCGACTTCGAGGTGCCCGGCATGCTGGCGCTGGACGCCCAGTCGCACCGACTCTACGCGGGCCGCTCCATGAGCGCGGTGAATCCCCCACAGCGCTTGGGCGAATTCGATACCGGGAACATGCGCTCGGATGAGCTGGACGTCTTCTTCCCTCGCCCGCACGCGCTGGCCCTCTCGCCGGACGGGCGGCGCGTCTACACCGCCAGCCTGGCCGAGAACCAGCTCGGTACGCTCGACATGGAGACCGGTGACTTCGAGCTGACCAACGTCGAGGGGGGACACGGCGAGCACGGACACATGATTTCCCATTTCGGGATCTCTCCGGACGGTGGAACCCTGGCGGCCACCACGGAGATGACGGGACTGATCCTGTTCTTCGACCTCTCCGGCGACGGTCTGCCCAAGTTGCGCAGCCAGATGGAGCTCGGGCAGCGACCCTGGCTCCCGGTGTTCTCCCCCGACGGCCGGACCCTCTACGTGCCCCGCAAGGACGCCAACGCGGTCGACGTCGTCGACGTGGCCACGCGCTCCGTGCGAACCTCGATCCGACATCCCGCCATTTCCGAACCCCACGGCGCCGCGCTCTCCCCGGACGGTCGCTGGCTGATCGTCACCAGCAACAACACCAAGGGCGGATATGCGTCCACCCGACGCAGCGAGAAGGGTGGAGGACCGGTGGGCACGGCCGTGATCATCGACACGCAATCGAACGAGGTGGTCCGGGCCTTCGAGGTCGGCGCCAACCCCACAGGGGTCGGCGTGCGCCCCCGTTCGTGA
- a CDS encoding alpha/beta fold hydrolase, translating to MPHSVGSATAAERPRLVLLHGFTQSASSWRPVLPHLAGFDVQALDLPGHGASGERAAGLVDGAAQLAAAGGKGTWVGYSMGGRFALHVALARPDLVERLVLIGAHPGIESDSERSARRRADEALAARIVSVGLPTFLEEWLAQPLFARLADEARGLESRLGNRPEALAAALVRAGAGAQEPAWPRLHSLEMPLLYVVGQHDAKYRAVGARLVAAVKKGTLAVVPGAGHSVPFERPQAFAAALRDWLGERPATR from the coding sequence ATGCCACACTCCGTCGGGTCCGCCACCGCTGCCGAGCGGCCGCGCCTGGTCCTCCTCCACGGGTTCACCCAGTCCGCATCCTCGTGGCGACCGGTGCTCCCGCATCTCGCTGGATTCGACGTCCAAGCGCTCGACCTTCCCGGCCACGGCGCCTCCGGCGAGCGGGCCGCCGGGCTGGTCGATGGCGCCGCCCAACTGGCGGCCGCAGGCGGGAAGGGGACCTGGGTCGGCTACTCCATGGGCGGGCGCTTCGCGCTGCATGTCGCCTTGGCAAGACCCGACCTGGTGGAGCGGCTCGTCCTGATCGGTGCCCACCCCGGCATCGAGTCCGACAGCGAACGGAGTGCCCGACGGAGGGCGGACGAGGCACTCGCCGCGCGCATCGTCTCCGTCGGTCTACCCACCTTCCTGGAGGAGTGGCTGGCCCAGCCGCTCTTTGCCCGGCTCGCTGACGAAGCGCGGGGTCTGGAATCCCGCCTGGGCAACCGGCCCGAGGCTCTGGCCGCCGCGCTGGTGCGGGCCGGGGCGGGGGCCCAGGAACCCGCTTGGCCACGACTTCATTCGTTGGAGATGCCGCTGCTGTACGTCGTGGGCCAGCACGATGCCAAGTATCGGGCGGTGGGCGCGCGGCTCGTCGCGGCGGTGAAGAAGGGCACGCTGGCTGTCGTGCCGGGCGCCGGCCATTCCGTCCCCTTCGAACGGCCACAGGCCTTTGCGGCGGCGCTACGCGATTGGCTCGGGGAGCGGCCGGCGACCCGGTGA
- a CDS encoding alpha/beta fold hydrolase produces MPRVTLLFVLGVVSTSTFLSAQQPSLAGDWLGTLQAGPTELRIVFHVTGEAGGYAATLDSPDQGVAGIPVAAVRVDGATVSMDIPSLRGRYEGTLAGDGTRLEGTWSQGGAVLPLVLSHTTEPIALPHRPQEPVEPVPYRSQDVRLPGGSPEVTLAGTLTLPEGNGPFPAVVLISGSGPQNRNEELMGHRPFLVLADHFTRRGIAVLRYDDRGVGESTGAFGTATSLDFADDALAAVRYLSSRTEIDAARIGLVGHSEGGLIAPIVAADHDSVAFVVMMAGPGIPGSEILELQTGLILKAGGASSADVRRAVEATRELNELIAASRDGQGLEERVRQRLEQRAAALSESERQAAGVTPESLRAQAAQVTSPWFRFFLAYDPVPTLRRVQVPVLAINGSKDLQVPPRENLEAIGRALAAGGNADVSTEELPGLNHLFQTAGTGAPSEYAQIEETIAPVALDRMTRWILDRFGS; encoded by the coding sequence ATGCCGCGCGTCACACTGCTGTTCGTTCTGGGAGTCGTCTCCACATCCACGTTCCTCTCCGCGCAACAGCCCTCGCTGGCCGGGGACTGGCTGGGCACGCTGCAGGCGGGGCCGACCGAGCTCCGCATCGTCTTCCACGTCACTGGAGAGGCCGGCGGCTATGCCGCGACGCTGGACAGCCCTGACCAGGGCGTCGCGGGCATCCCGGTCGCCGCCGTGCGTGTCGATGGCGCCACCGTCTCCATGGACATCCCGTCGCTGCGCGGCCGCTACGAGGGGACCTTGGCCGGCGACGGCACGCGGCTGGAGGGCACCTGGTCGCAGGGCGGGGCTGTCCTACCGCTCGTGCTGAGCCACACGACTGAGCCCATCGCTCTGCCCCATCGACCCCAGGAGCCGGTCGAGCCCGTCCCCTACCGGTCGCAGGACGTGCGTTTGCCCGGTGGAAGCCCCGAGGTCACGCTGGCCGGGACGCTGACGCTGCCCGAGGGGAACGGCCCCTTTCCCGCCGTGGTCTTGATCAGCGGATCGGGTCCGCAGAACCGCAACGAAGAGCTCATGGGGCATCGCCCCTTTCTCGTCCTGGCCGATCACTTCACGCGCCGGGGCATTGCCGTGCTGCGCTACGACGACCGTGGCGTGGGGGAGTCGACGGGTGCGTTCGGCACTGCGACCTCGCTGGATTTCGCGGATGACGCGCTTGCCGCGGTGCGCTACTTGAGCTCGCGCACCGAGATCGATGCGGCCCGTATCGGCCTGGTCGGTCACAGCGAGGGCGGCCTGATCGCACCGATCGTGGCCGCGGATCACGACTCGGTCGCCTTCGTGGTGATGATGGCGGGGCCGGGGATCCCGGGCTCCGAGATCCTCGAGTTGCAGACCGGGCTCATCCTGAAGGCCGGAGGGGCGTCCAGCGCCGATGTGCGACGTGCGGTGGAGGCGACGCGCGAGCTCAACGAGCTCATCGCCGCTTCACGGGACGGACAGGGGCTGGAGGAACGGGTGCGGCAACGACTGGAGCAACGTGCTGCGGCGTTGTCGGAGTCGGAGCGGCAAGCTGCGGGCGTGACGCCCGAGAGCCTCCGTGCTCAGGCCGCCCAGGTCACGAGCCCGTGGTTCCGCTTCTTCCTGGCGTACGATCCGGTCCCGACCCTCCGGCGCGTGCAGGTTCCCGTGTTGGCGATCAACGGGTCCAAGGACCTGCAGGTGCCACCGCGAGAGAACCTGGAGGCCATCGGACGCGCACTGGCCGCGGGCGGCAACGCGGATGTGAGCACCGAGGAGTTGCCCGGGCTCAATCACCTGTTCCAGACGGCGGGCACGGGTGCGCCCTCCGAGTATGCGCAGATCGAAGAAACCATCGCTCCCGTGGCGCTCGACCGCATGACCCGCTGGATCCTGGATCGCTTCGGGAGCTGA
- a CDS encoding XdhC family protein, producing the protein MGTDREVLAQALAWRRQDRGVALATVLQTWGSAPRAAGSFLAVNDRGEFVGSVSGGCVENAVVDEALGVIRSGEPRRVSYGVTDEMAWEVGLACGGQVEIWIERVE; encoded by the coding sequence ATGGGAACCGATCGAGAGGTGCTCGCGCAAGCTCTTGCCTGGCGCAGACAGGACCGCGGTGTCGCCCTCGCGACCGTCCTGCAGACCTGGGGGTCTGCCCCCCGCGCCGCCGGCAGCTTTCTGGCGGTCAACGACCGTGGCGAGTTCGTCGGATCGGTCTCCGGCGGGTGTGTGGAGAACGCGGTGGTCGACGAGGCCCTGGGCGTGATCCGCAGCGGAGAGCCGCGGCGGGTGTCGTACGGGGTGACCGACGAGATGGCGTGGGAGGTCGGCCTGGCCTGTGGTGGCCAGGTGGAGATCTGGATCGAGCGCGTCGAATGA
- a CDS encoding XdhC family protein, translating into MKRALLEELAARSRDREPRVLATDLATGASAVVRPHQSEGIRPDLVAAAESALSRDAAAVHELAGSPWFLRPFNPPPRILVVGAVHIAQALAALGPLVGFEIIVIDPRTAWATSERFPGVRLVTTWPEPALAELAPDPRTAVVALTHDPKLDDPALVRALASDAFYVGALGSRRTHARRMERLRDHGVSAAELERIHAPIGLDLGARTPAEIALAVLAEILAALRNR; encoded by the coding sequence ATGAAGCGCGCTCTGCTCGAGGAGCTCGCGGCTCGCTCGCGGGACCGTGAGCCCCGCGTGCTGGCCACCGACCTCGCGACCGGAGCGTCAGCGGTGGTTCGCCCTCACCAGTCCGAGGGGATCCGGCCCGACCTGGTGGCAGCGGCCGAGAGCGCGTTGTCCCGCGATGCCGCCGCCGTGCACGAGCTGGCCGGCTCACCCTGGTTTCTCCGGCCGTTCAATCCGCCACCCCGCATCCTGGTGGTGGGCGCAGTGCACATCGCCCAGGCCCTGGCCGCGCTCGGTCCGCTGGTGGGCTTCGAGATCATCGTCATCGACCCACGCACCGCCTGGGCCACGTCAGAACGCTTCCCCGGCGTGCGGCTCGTCACCACCTGGCCGGAGCCGGCGCTCGCCGAGCTCGCGCCCGACCCGCGAACCGCCGTGGTCGCTCTCACCCACGACCCGAAACTGGACGACCCCGCGCTCGTCCGCGCCCTCGCGTCAGATGCCTTCTACGTGGGGGCGCTGGGCAGCCGGCGCACGCACGCGCGCCGGATGGAGCGGCTGCGCGACCATGGCGTGAGCGCAGCCGAGCTCGAGCGCATCCACGCGCCGATCGGGCTGGACCTGGGCGCGCGCACACCGGCCGAGATCGCGCTGGCGGTGCTCGCGGAGATCCTGGCGGCGCTGCGGAACCGCTGA